From the genome of Bordetella sp. H567, one region includes:
- a CDS encoding type II toxin-antitoxin system HipA family toxin, whose protein sequence is MTISKPLYVYLQRPDTGEWVTVGRYALREDARTGAFRYAPSYIDAAHPWSIDPVNIPLVGDIDFLAQRYGGLHDALRDTCPDSWGKLLLQRQHGLSDNAPDIDYLRYARNGDLWGALAVGTSRKPSIDLIQSPKLAQLEELADELLALYERRPPVNARLRKMLMATPSLGGARPKGTLKDGHDCWLVKPLLPSDTVDIPALEHHTLSWAAAAGLSVAQSVHHGAGDSLSVLRVRRFDRQGERRLMAISGATLLSTEYPGAARASWSYPRMAEQLRRIGAPREDQIELFDRMVFNAIVGNDDDHPRNHAAIYRHEERRWRLSPAFDIVPTTEETPRALSMQLSEGRFDITREATLADAGRFGLPHKDAASAHLASLVKRIADAYPLVKAPLPAELRKLMDARLSHGVAALQG, encoded by the coding sequence ATGACTATTTCTAAGCCCTTGTATGTCTACCTACAGCGCCCAGACACGGGCGAATGGGTCACCGTCGGACGCTACGCCCTGCGCGAGGATGCCCGCACTGGCGCTTTCCGCTACGCCCCCAGCTACATCGATGCGGCTCATCCTTGGTCCATCGATCCCGTGAACATCCCCTTGGTCGGCGATATCGATTTCCTGGCGCAACGGTATGGAGGCCTACACGACGCGCTGCGTGATACATGCCCCGATTCCTGGGGCAAGCTGCTTCTCCAGCGACAACATGGCCTGTCCGACAATGCACCTGACATCGATTATCTCCGTTATGCGCGCAACGGCGACCTCTGGGGAGCACTGGCCGTAGGCACATCCCGTAAACCGTCGATAGACCTCATTCAAAGCCCGAAACTGGCCCAGTTGGAAGAACTGGCCGACGAGCTGCTTGCCCTGTACGAACGACGGCCGCCTGTGAATGCCAGACTGCGGAAAATGCTGATGGCCACCCCCAGTCTGGGCGGTGCGCGGCCCAAGGGCACGCTGAAAGACGGCCATGACTGCTGGCTCGTCAAACCCCTACTGCCAAGCGATACGGTCGACATTCCGGCCTTGGAACACCACACGCTGTCATGGGCTGCAGCCGCGGGCCTGAGCGTCGCGCAGTCTGTCCATCACGGGGCCGGCGACAGCTTGAGCGTGCTGCGTGTCCGCCGATTCGACAGGCAGGGCGAGCGGCGATTGATGGCGATCAGCGGCGCGACGCTCCTGAGCACCGAGTATCCCGGGGCAGCGCGCGCCTCGTGGAGCTACCCACGGATGGCTGAACAGCTACGGCGGATAGGTGCACCACGAGAAGACCAGATCGAACTATTCGACCGCATGGTATTCAATGCCATCGTCGGCAACGATGACGATCATCCGCGCAATCACGCGGCCATCTATCGCCACGAAGAGAGGCGGTGGCGCCTTTCCCCGGCCTTCGATATCGTCCCCACCACGGAGGAAACGCCACGCGCGCTATCCATGCAACTGTCCGAAGGCCGATTCGATATCACGCGGGAGGCTACCCTGGCCGATGCGGGGCGTTTTGGACTGCCGCATAAAGACGCGGCATCCGCCCATCTCGCATCCTTGGTGAAGCGTATCGCCGACGCCTATCCGCTCGTGAAGGCACCCCTGCCGGCGGAACTACGGAAGCTGATGGACGCGCGCCTATCCCACGGCGTCGCGGCGCTACAAGGCTGA
- a CDS encoding Zn-ribbon domain-containing OB-fold protein has translation MADAKPAAALTVLPYLETVGGDVHLLATQCDECGYHTFPPSTVCPRCMSLAVRPLRLQGQGVLYSYTTLRHGQGTAYAGYVDFPERIRVFGHLGGYTDAAPPVCDSLVRVVAAEPVEGARTSAPVDFKFVAAEATR, from the coding sequence ATGGCCGACGCCAAACCTGCCGCGGCGCTGACCGTACTGCCCTATCTCGAGACGGTCGGCGGCGACGTACACCTGCTTGCCACCCAATGCGACGAATGCGGGTACCACACCTTCCCGCCATCCACCGTCTGCCCACGCTGCATGTCGCTGGCCGTGCGCCCGCTGCGGCTGCAGGGCCAAGGGGTGCTTTACAGCTACACCACCCTGCGTCACGGCCAGGGCACGGCGTACGCGGGGTATGTGGATTTCCCGGAGCGGATCCGCGTATTCGGTCATCTGGGCGGCTATACCGATGCGGCACCGCCAGTGTGCGACAGCCTGGTCCGCGTGGTCGCGGCCGAACCGGTGGAAGGCGCGCGCACCAGCGCGCCGGTCGATTTCAAATTCGTGGCGGCGGAGGCAACCCGATGA
- a CDS encoding Bug family tripartite tricarboxylate transporter substrate binding protein yields MKFTFNHLWMRLGAVALCGALSATAGAADTDYPAHEIRFIVPWAPGGSTDIVGRALQHLAAKDGYKLVVENLAGASGSIGLAKVARSAPDGYTLGLGTTSTLVLHTQGVTDLRPDQFTTIASASVDPMVLVVPKDGPATLEAFLDDMKKNPGKVSVGTSGANNISHLFAVMTSRAAKAPFIHVPYTGGSRVVTDLGGHQITAGILKPSESKAQMDAGVIKPLAVYAQERLSFMPDVPTFKEKGYDVFPYGQVTQASYVVTPAGIPEPVRKKLVAEFHKIIQSDEFQDFARQNGFFVEDSTGTQLQKQIADMQVSFDKMGTQIFNTSK; encoded by the coding sequence ATGAAATTCACCTTCAACCACCTATGGATGCGGCTGGGTGCCGTCGCCCTGTGCGGCGCTTTGTCCGCGACGGCGGGCGCTGCCGATACCGACTACCCGGCGCACGAAATCCGTTTCATCGTGCCCTGGGCCCCCGGCGGGTCCACCGATATCGTCGGCCGCGCCCTGCAGCACCTGGCCGCCAAGGACGGCTACAAGCTCGTGGTCGAAAACCTGGCAGGCGCCAGCGGCTCCATCGGGCTGGCCAAGGTGGCCCGTTCGGCGCCCGACGGCTACACGCTGGGCTTGGGAACGACGTCCACGCTGGTCCTGCATACGCAGGGCGTGACCGATCTGCGGCCTGACCAGTTCACCACCATCGCCTCCGCTTCCGTCGACCCGATGGTGCTGGTCGTGCCCAAGGACGGTCCGGCTACCCTGGAGGCCTTCCTGGACGACATGAAGAAGAACCCGGGCAAGGTGTCGGTCGGTACCTCGGGCGCGAACAACATCAGCCATCTCTTCGCCGTCATGACGAGCCGCGCCGCGAAGGCTCCGTTCATCCATGTTCCCTACACCGGTGGGTCGCGCGTCGTCACCGACCTGGGCGGGCACCAGATCACGGCCGGCATCCTGAAGCCCTCCGAAAGCAAGGCGCAGATGGACGCCGGGGTCATCAAGCCCCTGGCCGTCTACGCGCAGGAGCGGCTGTCCTTCATGCCGGACGTGCCCACCTTCAAGGAGAAGGGTTATGACGTCTTTCCCTATGGCCAGGTTACGCAGGCCAGCTATGTGGTGACGCCCGCGGGGATTCCCGAGCCCGTTCGGAAAAAGCTGGTCGCCGAGTTCCACAAGATCATCCAGAGCGACGAATTCCAAGACTTCGCCCGCCAGAACGGCTTCTTCGTCGAGGACTCCACCGGCACGCAGCTGCAGAAGCAGATCGCCGATATGCAAGTGTCCTTCGACAAGATGGGCACCCAGATCTTCAATACCTCCAAATAA
- a CDS encoding Bug family tripartite tricarboxylate transporter substrate binding protein, translating into MNSVHPTTRGLPRFAGRAWSGLLLAASALAWGAPAAAQSSAPLFDYPVHIAVPFSAGGTVDVAARVIAQGLQKRINQSVVVENKPGAGGNIAAVYVAHAPASQPTLLVTMVNHFVNPVIFKDPGYDPDKDFVPILQLGTSPYVFVVPGNSRFKSLSDVAAYAKANPGKLAWGFGGIGSPGHFFGIEFARAAQVQTNPISYRGGPDLLTAVGGGQVDMVVMSAETSLPLIREGKLKALASTGERRNAALPDVPTASEQIAGYAPLTGYTIMLAAPTIPRDKLMRLHDAVVDVVKSPEYQASLQRVGATVTTTATLEESRAFFQQEGGRWRAIATESGLQIQ; encoded by the coding sequence ATGAATTCCGTCCACCCTACGACCCGGGGGCTTCCCCGTTTTGCCGGACGGGCCTGGTCCGGCCTGCTGCTTGCCGCGTCGGCGCTGGCATGGGGCGCGCCGGCCGCGGCGCAATCGAGTGCGCCACTGTTCGACTATCCGGTGCACATTGCCGTGCCGTTCTCGGCCGGCGGCACGGTGGATGTGGCCGCGCGCGTGATCGCGCAGGGACTGCAGAAGCGAATCAACCAATCCGTGGTGGTCGAGAACAAACCCGGCGCGGGCGGCAATATCGCCGCGGTCTATGTGGCGCATGCGCCGGCCAGCCAGCCCACGCTGCTGGTCACCATGGTCAATCACTTCGTCAATCCCGTGATCTTCAAGGATCCCGGTTATGACCCCGACAAGGACTTCGTGCCTATCCTGCAGCTGGGAACCTCGCCTTATGTATTCGTCGTGCCGGGCAACAGCAGATTCAAAAGCCTGTCCGACGTGGCCGCCTACGCCAAGGCCAATCCCGGCAAGCTGGCCTGGGGCTTCGGCGGCATCGGGTCGCCTGGACACTTCTTCGGCATCGAGTTCGCGCGTGCCGCCCAGGTGCAGACCAACCCCATTTCCTACCGGGGCGGCCCGGACCTGCTGACCGCGGTCGGCGGCGGGCAGGTCGATATGGTCGTGATGTCGGCCGAAACCTCCCTGCCGCTGATCCGCGAAGGCAAGCTGAAAGCCCTCGCGAGCACGGGCGAACGGCGCAATGCCGCGCTGCCGGACGTGCCGACGGCAAGCGAGCAGATCGCGGGTTACGCACCCCTGACGGGCTACACCATCATGCTTGCCGCGCCGACCATACCGCGGGACAAGCTCATGCGTCTGCATGACGCCGTCGTCGACGTCGTGAAGTCGCCCGAATACCAGGCGTCGCTGCAACGCGTCGGGGCCACGGTGACCACCACCGCGACGCTGGAGGAAAGCCGTGCCTTCTTCCAGCAGGAAGGCGGCCGGTGGCGCGCCATCGCCACTGAATCGGGACTGCAGATTCAATAA
- a CDS encoding MmgE/PrpD family protein, whose protein sequence is MSTPSKVSPATRNVSELIAGALGTAMSDRLVEKAKHHIVDTVAAMVSGADLDVGKRALATAPLFAGQEQATVIGTGQRLPVFSAAMLNAMLAHADETDDSHEKSVFHPGCAVVPAALAMAQLHHRGGRELIAAVAAGYDVGARVLEEMGAMALNHRGRSTHAVGALFGAGAAAGALAGFDADAARRLLSYLGHEVSGLSCWMVDHDHVQKAYVFGAMAAKNAIFATLLTQAGWTGVDDVLRGDRTLFVAFGRGEKGRTLDDPMTLGDEILSSNIKKWCVGSPVQAPLDSLEALRDQLPPPARIRSVTVEIQANEAFIVDGRDMPNISLQHLSALYIVDRGLTFESAHDFSRMADPVVSALRARIKLVPSEELQRSGGRQAIVTIQTDDGRVLKHHTPAVRGTWGNPMPREEVDAKARDLIAPLLGRQRADALLAQLWRLETLDAASLDRLMDTLRPA, encoded by the coding sequence ATGAGCACACCTTCCAAAGTTTCTCCCGCCACGCGCAATGTGTCTGAATTGATCGCCGGCGCCCTGGGTACCGCGATGTCGGACCGGCTGGTCGAAAAAGCCAAGCATCACATCGTCGATACGGTGGCCGCCATGGTGTCGGGCGCCGACCTGGACGTCGGCAAGCGCGCGCTGGCCACCGCTCCGCTGTTCGCCGGCCAGGAGCAGGCCACGGTCATCGGTACCGGCCAGCGCCTGCCGGTATTTTCGGCCGCCATGCTGAATGCGATGCTGGCGCATGCGGACGAGACCGACGATTCGCACGAGAAATCGGTGTTCCACCCCGGCTGCGCCGTGGTGCCGGCCGCGCTCGCGATGGCGCAGTTGCACCATCGTGGTGGCCGGGAACTGATCGCTGCGGTGGCGGCCGGCTATGACGTGGGAGCCCGCGTGCTGGAAGAGATGGGCGCGATGGCGCTGAACCATCGTGGTCGTTCGACCCACGCCGTGGGCGCCCTGTTTGGCGCCGGCGCCGCGGCGGGCGCCCTGGCGGGCTTCGATGCCGATGCCGCGCGCCGGCTACTTTCCTACCTGGGGCACGAGGTGTCGGGCCTGTCCTGCTGGATGGTGGATCACGACCACGTGCAGAAGGCCTATGTGTTCGGCGCGATGGCGGCGAAGAACGCCATCTTCGCGACCTTGCTGACGCAGGCGGGCTGGACCGGGGTGGATGACGTGCTGCGCGGCGACCGCACGCTGTTCGTGGCCTTCGGCCGCGGCGAAAAAGGCCGTACGCTGGACGACCCCATGACGCTGGGCGATGAGATCCTGTCATCCAACATCAAGAAATGGTGCGTCGGTTCGCCGGTGCAGGCACCCCTGGACAGCCTGGAAGCCTTGCGCGACCAGTTGCCGCCGCCGGCACGCATCCGCAGCGTCACGGTAGAGATCCAGGCCAACGAGGCATTCATCGTCGACGGGCGGGACATGCCCAACATCAGCCTGCAACACCTGAGTGCGCTGTATATCGTCGATCGTGGCCTGACCTTTGAATCGGCCCACGATTTCTCCCGCATGGCTGATCCCGTGGTATCGGCGCTGCGTGCGCGGATCAAGCTGGTGCCCAGCGAGGAATTGCAGCGTAGCGGCGGACGGCAGGCCATCGTGACCATACAAACCGATGATGGCCGCGTCCTGAAGCATCACACGCCCGCCGTTCGCGGCACCTGGGGCAACCCGATGCCGCGCGAGGAAGTGGACGCCAAGGCGCGCGACCTGATTGCGCCGCTGCTGGGCAGGCAGCGCGCGGATGCGCTGCTGGCGCAATTGTGGCGCCTGGAGACCCTGGATGCCGCATCGCTGGACCGGCTGATGGATACGCTGCGTCCCGCCTGA
- a CDS encoding short-chain dehydrogenase/reductase — MQLDLAGKTVLVTGASRGIGYAAAERFAAEGCAVRLVSRSAQALAEAAASLRERHGADVQTLAMDMRAPGAVDAVANRFGDELDILVNNAGDIPHGTLQDIDAQRWRTAWDLKVYGYIDLTRAMYAQMRERGRGGVVLNVIGMAGGEGVIPEYIAGSAGNAALDAFTRALGALSPNDGIRVVGLHPGMVATDRQITRWRQRATDSLGDPERWAELTTHLPFGRLAQPAEIGNALVFLASGAASYISGTTLTVDGGLSQRRSAR; from the coding sequence ATGCAACTTGATCTGGCGGGCAAGACCGTGCTGGTGACCGGCGCCTCGCGCGGTATCGGCTACGCGGCGGCTGAACGCTTCGCGGCCGAAGGCTGTGCCGTAAGGCTCGTGTCGCGCAGTGCGCAAGCGCTGGCCGAGGCGGCGGCGAGCCTGCGGGAACGGCACGGCGCCGACGTGCAGACCCTGGCCATGGACATGCGCGCGCCCGGCGCGGTGGATGCCGTGGCGAACCGCTTTGGCGATGAGCTGGACATCCTGGTGAACAATGCCGGCGACATCCCGCACGGCACCTTGCAGGATATCGATGCGCAGCGCTGGCGTACGGCCTGGGACCTGAAGGTGTATGGCTATATCGACCTGACGCGGGCCATGTATGCCCAGATGCGCGAACGCGGCCGGGGCGGCGTGGTGTTGAACGTGATCGGCATGGCGGGCGGGGAAGGCGTGATCCCGGAGTACATCGCCGGCAGCGCGGGCAATGCGGCCCTGGACGCGTTTACGCGGGCGCTCGGCGCGCTCAGCCCCAACGACGGCATCCGGGTGGTGGGCCTGCATCCTGGCATGGTCGCCACCGACCGACAGATCACGCGCTGGCGACAGCGTGCAACCGACAGCCTGGGCGATCCGGAACGGTGGGCGGAATTGACCACGCATCTGCCTTTCGGGCGCCTGGCGCAGCCGGCGGAGATCGGCAACGCCCTTGTGTTCCTGGCTTCAGGCGCGGCCTCGTATATCAGCGGCACCACCTTGACGGTAGATGGGGGGCTGAGCCAGCGGCGGTCGGCCCGATAG
- a CDS encoding LysR family transcriptional regulator: MPYAYDLKDLRLFKAVAQTRNLAAGAAALNMTASSASYRLKSLEYTAGSPLFVRSPQGMSLTPAGQAMAKHLEVLFADLQAMQDEVGGYARELHGKIRLFANSSSLHGFIVPSVARFLVANPRIDVDITEMGSESIARCVQDGEADIGVFAGRVDEPDLVCELYAMDRLVCVTPPAHPLVQRSRAALKDVLDNDFVCRDSVSSNTQFLLEHAQEIGKAVKARVHAHDFAAVMHLVAAGVGVALVPLSVAEPFLRDGRVGAVSLLDHWACRELHLVRKRAPEQEELVRQFATILMHDPLVVATRSATHWV, translated from the coding sequence ATGCCATACGCCTATGATCTGAAGGATCTGCGTCTGTTCAAGGCCGTCGCCCAGACGCGCAACCTGGCGGCCGGTGCGGCGGCTCTCAACATGACGGCGTCCTCGGCCAGCTACCGCCTCAAGAGCCTGGAATACACCGCCGGCAGTCCGCTGTTCGTGCGGAGCCCGCAAGGGATGAGCTTGACGCCTGCCGGCCAGGCCATGGCCAAGCACCTGGAGGTGCTGTTCGCCGATCTGCAAGCCATGCAGGATGAGGTCGGCGGCTATGCCCGGGAACTGCATGGGAAGATCAGGTTGTTCGCCAACAGCAGTTCGCTGCATGGCTTCATCGTTCCCAGCGTCGCGCGATTCCTGGTCGCCAATCCCCGCATCGATGTCGACATCACGGAAATGGGCAGCGAGTCCATCGCGCGGTGCGTCCAGGATGGCGAAGCCGATATCGGCGTGTTCGCCGGCCGCGTGGACGAGCCGGACCTCGTCTGCGAGCTGTATGCAATGGACAGGCTGGTGTGTGTCACGCCGCCGGCTCACCCGCTGGTGCAGCGTTCGCGGGCCGCCCTGAAGGACGTCCTGGATAACGACTTCGTGTGTCGCGACTCGGTCAGCAGCAATACCCAATTCCTGCTGGAACATGCCCAGGAGATCGGCAAGGCCGTGAAGGCACGCGTGCATGCGCACGACTTCGCGGCCGTGATGCACCTGGTGGCGGCCGGCGTGGGCGTCGCGCTGGTGCCCCTCAGCGTGGCCGAGCCTTTCCTGCGCGACGGGCGGGTGGGGGCGGTGAGCCTGCTCGATCATTGGGCCTGCCGCGAACTGCACCTGGTGCGCAAGCGCGCGCCTGAGCAGGAAGAGCTGGTCCGCCAGTTCGCCACGATATTGATGCACGATCCGCTCGTCGTGGCGACGCGTTCGGCGACGCATTGGGTGTGA
- a CDS encoding thiolase family protein: MTRKAYLIGTGMVPFGRFPGMSHREFAWPAVREAILDSGVAKEDIDVAYSASMLGGMLTGQQVLGKIGLTGLPIINVENACSSGSTALGEAVGRIRAGNADVALVFGVEMLSKLGGGPLPLSPDDWDAAHGLTMPGVYAMRAQRYVHEHGISRGDFSHVSVKARKHGVLNPLAQMRKSVTLEEVEESRMIADPLRLLHCCPTGDGAAAVVVASEDWVKRTQVEMPVEICATVLHSGHFEPGPSSMIKSHVSGKSAAEAYEIAGLGPEDIDVAEIHDSFAIAELMYYETFQFCRPGDAVSLLKSGATSLGGKHPINPSGGLMARGHPVAATGVAQIVEIVRQLQGRCGAHQVPGARVGLAHATGGGISGFEHGACAVTILKR; encoded by the coding sequence ATGACACGCAAGGCCTATCTCATCGGCACGGGCATGGTGCCCTTCGGCCGCTTCCCCGGAATGAGCCATCGCGAATTCGCGTGGCCGGCCGTGCGCGAGGCCATCCTGGACAGCGGCGTGGCGAAGGAAGATATCGACGTGGCGTACTCGGCTTCCATGCTGGGTGGCATGCTGACCGGCCAGCAGGTACTGGGCAAGATCGGCTTGACGGGATTGCCCATCATCAACGTGGAGAACGCCTGCTCCAGCGGCTCGACCGCACTGGGCGAAGCGGTCGGCCGCATCCGCGCCGGCAATGCCGATGTAGCGCTCGTATTCGGCGTGGAGATGCTGAGCAAGCTGGGCGGGGGGCCGTTGCCGCTCAGCCCGGACGATTGGGACGCAGCGCATGGCTTGACCATGCCTGGCGTGTATGCGATGCGCGCGCAGCGCTACGTCCATGAGCACGGCATTTCTCGGGGCGACTTTTCCCACGTGTCGGTGAAGGCGCGCAAGCATGGCGTCTTGAATCCCCTGGCGCAGATGCGCAAGTCCGTGACGCTGGAGGAGGTCGAGGAATCGCGCATGATCGCGGATCCCCTCCGCCTGTTGCATTGCTGCCCGACCGGCGATGGCGCGGCCGCCGTGGTGGTCGCCTCGGAAGACTGGGTCAAGCGGACCCAGGTCGAGATGCCCGTGGAGATCTGCGCCACCGTGCTGCATTCCGGCCACTTCGAGCCGGGGCCCAGCTCGATGATCAAGTCGCATGTATCGGGCAAATCGGCCGCGGAGGCCTATGAAATCGCCGGCCTGGGACCCGAGGATATCGATGTCGCGGAGATCCACGACTCGTTCGCGATCGCCGAACTCATGTACTACGAAACCTTCCAGTTCTGCCGTCCCGGCGACGCGGTCAGCCTGCTCAAGAGCGGTGCCACCTCGTTGGGCGGCAAGCATCCCATCAATCCCTCCGGCGGGCTGATGGCGCGCGGCCATCCAGTGGCGGCGACCGGCGTGGCGCAGATCGTCGAGATCGTGCGCCAGTTGCAAGGACGCTGCGGCGCCCACCAGGTGCCAGGCGCGCGCGTGGGCCTGGCACACGCCACGGGCGGCGGCATTTCAGGATTCGAACACGGCGCTTGCGCGGTGACGATCCTGAAGCGCTGA
- a CDS encoding IclR family transcriptional regulator produces the protein MSDEAQSTLLRSVRVLFGLAEAGRPITVTRLATVLGLPASTTHRILNVLRLADYVIQDEETGAYSPGPAFLRVATVMVATSTFPASVNDALRLLVDGSGESAFYGAYLEQVCRLRFIANLHSHHAIQYVMRTDQTYSVLWGASGRSIASQLPESTLRTIYDREKEGGEGVAALPDWDAFLQLMRDTRATGYSVSDGQRYEGSHAIAAPVFGANGAVIGCVGISMPLVRKDPGKTARCIELVNACAIQLTRAARSLMGRQEDKTAFTLP, from the coding sequence ATGAGCGACGAAGCCCAAAGCACGCTGCTACGCAGCGTCCGGGTTCTTTTCGGGCTGGCCGAGGCGGGGCGGCCCATCACCGTCACGCGGCTGGCAACGGTGCTCGGCCTGCCGGCAAGCACCACGCATCGCATCCTGAACGTGCTGCGTCTGGCCGATTACGTCATCCAGGATGAAGAGACCGGCGCCTATAGCCCTGGCCCCGCTTTCCTGCGCGTCGCGACCGTGATGGTGGCGACCAGTACCTTCCCCGCTTCCGTGAACGACGCCCTGCGGTTGCTGGTGGATGGCAGCGGCGAATCGGCGTTCTACGGCGCCTATCTGGAACAAGTCTGCCGCCTGCGCTTCATCGCCAACCTGCACTCGCACCACGCCATCCAATACGTCATGCGTACCGACCAGACCTACTCCGTGCTGTGGGGCGCGTCGGGCCGGTCCATCGCGTCGCAGCTGCCGGAATCGACCTTGCGTACGATCTACGACCGGGAAAAGGAAGGCGGCGAAGGCGTCGCCGCGCTGCCGGATTGGGACGCCTTCCTGCAGTTGATGCGCGACACCCGGGCCACGGGCTACAGCGTGTCGGACGGCCAGCGCTACGAAGGCTCGCATGCCATCGCCGCGCCGGTCTTCGGTGCCAACGGCGCGGTCATCGGATGCGTCGGGATCTCCATGCCGCTCGTCCGCAAGGATCCCGGGAAGACGGCGCGCTGCATCGAACTGGTGAACGCCTGTGCAATCCAACTCACCCGCGCCGCGCGCTCGCTCATGGGCCGCCAGGAAGACAAAACGGCGTTTACCCTGCCGTGA
- a CDS encoding CaiB/BaiF CoA transferase family protein — protein sequence MATEASPRGNTAPRKTAGPLSGYRVLDMTTFLSGPFCTQILADLGAEVVKLESPSGDSSRAIPPYFVKDESAYFLGINRNKRSVAVDMKRPEGMDLTRRLMDAADVVVENYRPGVLARMGIDIDVLRAARPGLVWASISGFGQHGPWRDQPAYDMIVQALSGVMSLTGEAGRPAVRLGIPAGDMVAGMYAAIAINAALADRERGGQGRTVDVSMLDCQLAMLSYQSTYALVAGVTPQPQGARHDSIPTYRSFVAGDGRELVVTANTERMWKGLCVALGREALASDARFQTGALRLTHREALWQLLEEAFLARPAADWIEPLQREGVPVALIKNVPEALNDARAAGRGMVASLCDEDGDTIEVVGNPIKFSGEPAAPATYPPRLGADARDVLRAWLDMAPPDIQALSDCGALTAGVEPPGRGADIR from the coding sequence ATGGCCACCGAAGCCTCCCCCCGCGGCAATACCGCGCCGCGCAAGACCGCGGGTCCCCTGTCGGGGTACCGCGTCCTGGACATGACCACCTTCCTGTCTGGTCCTTTCTGCACGCAGATACTGGCAGACCTGGGCGCGGAAGTCGTCAAGCTGGAATCGCCGTCGGGGGACTCCAGCCGCGCGATCCCGCCTTATTTCGTGAAGGATGAAAGTGCGTATTTCCTGGGTATCAACCGCAACAAGCGCAGCGTCGCCGTCGATATGAAGCGGCCGGAAGGCATGGACCTGACCCGTCGCCTGATGGACGCGGCCGACGTGGTGGTCGAGAACTACCGCCCCGGCGTGCTGGCCCGCATGGGGATCGATATCGACGTGCTGCGGGCGGCGCGGCCGGGACTGGTCTGGGCATCCATCAGCGGCTTTGGCCAGCATGGGCCCTGGCGCGACCAGCCGGCCTACGACATGATCGTGCAGGCCTTGTCGGGCGTGATGAGCTTGACGGGCGAAGCGGGGCGTCCTGCCGTGCGGCTCGGCATTCCGGCCGGCGACATGGTGGCCGGCATGTACGCCGCGATCGCCATCAATGCGGCGCTGGCCGATCGCGAGCGCGGCGGCCAGGGCCGGACCGTGGATGTATCCATGCTGGATTGCCAACTTGCGATGCTGTCGTACCAGAGCACCTATGCCCTGGTGGCGGGCGTCACGCCGCAGCCGCAAGGTGCGCGGCACGATTCCATTCCGACGTACCGTTCCTTCGTGGCGGGCGACGGCCGCGAACTGGTCGTCACGGCGAATACCGAGCGCATGTGGAAGGGATTGTGCGTGGCGCTGGGGCGCGAAGCGCTGGCCAGCGATGCGCGCTTCCAGACCGGCGCCCTGCGCTTGACCCACCGCGAGGCGCTGTGGCAGCTGTTGGAAGAGGCCTTTCTGGCGCGGCCCGCGGCCGACTGGATCGAACCCCTGCAGCGCGAAGGCGTGCCGGTGGCCTTGATCAAGAATGTGCCGGAGGCATTGAACGATGCCCGCGCGGCGGGACGCGGCATGGTGGCGTCCCTGTGCGACGAGGATGGCGATACCATCGAGGTGGTGGGTAACCCGATCAAGTTCAGCGGCGAACCCGCGGCGCCCGCGACGTATCCGCCGCGCTTGGGCGCGGATGCGCGCGACGTGCTGCGCGCCTGGCTGGACATGGCGCCGCCGGACATCCAGGCATTGTCCGATTGCGGTGCGCTGACGGCGGGTGTGGAACCGCCCGGGCGCGGTGCGGATATCCGCTGA